DNA from Petropleomorpha daqingensis:
GACGGCGCGGGCACCGGTGCCGGCGAGCAGCCGGCTCCCGGCCGCACCGAGTCCGGCGCGCGGCGGGTCGAGGACGACGACGTCCGGCGGGCCCTCCAGCTCCTCGAGCAGGCCGGTGAGCCCCTCGACGTCGATCTCGCCCTCCCACACCTCGGCCTGCGGCAGGTCGGCGAGGTTGGCGTCGGCCGCCGCGCACGCCGCCGGGTCGGCCTCGACGCAGACCACCCGGCCGTCGGCGCCGACCCCGGGCGCCAGCGCGCCGCCGAACAGCCCGGCCCCGGCGTAGAGGTCGAGCACCGTCTCCCCTGGGCGCACCTGCGCGAAGCCCGAGACGGCGGCCACGAGCGCCTCGGCGGCGGCGGGGTGCACCTGCCAGAACCCGGTGCCCTCGACCTCCCAGTCGCGGCCGGCCGCGTGCCGTTCCGCCCGGCCGGCCGGTTCCTCGGGCACGTCGGAGCCCGGGCGCAGCACGCGCGTGGTCTGCGGCTTGCCGCGCCGGTCCAGCCGGGTCGTCGTCACCACGCCGGCGGCGTCGACCGAGACGTCGACGGCCCCGGCTCCGGGCCACCGCCGGGTGAGCACCGCCGCCGCGGCGGGCTCGACGGTGATCGGGCAGTCGGCGAGCGGGACGACGTCGTGCGAGCGGTGCCGGCGCAGCCCGGGCGTGCCGGTGCGGTCGACGGCGAAGCGGGCCCGCGACCGCCAGCGCAGCGGTCCGCCCGGCAGTTCCTCGACGGCGACGTCGACGTCCACGTGCGCCAGACGGGACAGCTGCTCGTGGACGACGGCGGCCTTCAACCTGCGCTGCTCCTCCGGCGCGACGTGCTGCCAGTCGCAGCCGCCGCACCTCCCCGGCCCGCTGTACGGGCACGGCCGTTCCACGCGGGCCGGTGAGGCCTCGAGCACCTCGACGGCATCGGCGCGGCAGAAGCCGGCGTGCCGGTCCTCGGTCACCCGGACGAGGACGCGCTCCCCCGGCAGCGTGTGCCGGACGAACACGACGCGGGCCTCGTGGCGGGCGACGCAGTGCCCGCCGTGGGCGACCGGCCCGACCTCGACCTCGAACTCGCGCCCGACCCAGGCCTCAGCCATACGGCGTGGCCTGCACC
Protein-coding regions in this window:
- a CDS encoding class I SAM-dependent RNA methyltransferase, whose translation is MAEAWVGREFEVEVGPVAHGGHCVARHEARVVFVRHTLPGERVLVRVTEDRHAGFCRADAVEVLEASPARVERPCPYSGPGRCGGCDWQHVAPEEQRRLKAAVVHEQLSRLAHVDVDVAVEELPGGPLRWRSRARFAVDRTGTPGLRRHRSHDVVPLADCPITVEPAAAAVLTRRWPGAGAVDVSVDAAGVVTTTRLDRRGKPQTTRVLRPGSDVPEEPAGRAERHAAGRDWEVEGTGFWQVHPAAAEALVAAVSGFAQVRPGETVLDLYAGAGLFGGALAPGVGADGRVVCVEADPAACAAADANLADLPQAEVWEGEIDVEGLTGLLEELEGPPDVVVLDPPRAGLGAAGSRLLAGTGARAVVYVACDPASLARDVGAFVEAGYRLAAIRGFDAFPMTGHVECVALLEPAGLEPTTGAVGHE